Genomic segment of Streptomyces alboniger:
ATGTGCTCCTTGAGGTCCTGCCCGACGCAGAAGGCGCGCCCGGCCGCGGTGAGCAGTACGGCGCGCACGGCGGTGTCCGCGGCGGCCGCCCGCACGGCCTCCCGCAGGGCGACCTTGGCCTCCGTGTTCATCGCGTTCATCGCATCGGGACGGTTGATCGTGATCGTCGCGAGCCCGTCGCTCACCTCGTAGAGCACACTGTCGGCCATGGTGGCCCCCTCCGCTGGTCCAGTACGTGGCCCTCAGCATGACGGAGATCATCGAGGTCCGGCATGAGGCCGGATATGTGACGTGCGTCAAAGAATTTCGGGTCTGTGAGGCGTATGGGGCGGCGAAGTATCGCAGCCACATCGCCGAATTGGGTGGTTTTGCGGGCGCGCGTTGCGCAAGCGATGCAGACCGATGTTGGTCATCGGGTCCCGCCATGCGGGATAATGACCTGGAAGCAATGTGTTCGATGCCGGTGACACCTGGGTTGTCGGCTGCGATGAGCTGGTTTCAGGAAGGGGAACGAGCATGGCGGCCATGAAGCCGCGGACGGGCGACGGCCCGCTCGAGGTGACCAAGGAGGGGCGGGGCATCGTCATGCGCGTTCCGCTCGAAGGCGGCGGACGACTTGTCGTCGAACTGACTCCGGACGAGGCCGACGCACTCGGCGACGCTCTGAAGAAGGTCGTCGGCTGACGCGGAAGCGCTCCCACATTTTTCCCTGCCCCGGCATCGAAGGATGCCGGGGCAGCGCTATTCCCGGGCCCCTGGGCCTCCAGGCGCGTCTACTTCCGCGGGCCGTCTTTGGCTGGTCGCGCAGTTCCCCGCGCCCCTACGGGGCGCGGCCAAGCCGGCAGCAACGGGAAAACCCGCCCCGCCGGCGCCCCGCTACCGTTTAACGGCACAGAGCAGCCCGTCCCCCACCGGCAGCAACGAGGTAACAAGCTCCGGACTCTCCCGCACCGTACGCAGCAGATCCCGCAGGTGCAGAATTTCGACCGGCTGCGGACCCGAGTCCACGGTCCGGCCGTCGGCGAACACGCCTTCGAAGCAGACGAGCCCGCCCGGCCGCAGCAGGCGCAACGATTCAGCGAGGTAGTCCAGGCACTCCACGCGGTCGCCGTCGCAGAAGACGAGGTCGTAGCCGCCGTCCGCGAGCCGCGGCAGGACGTCCAGCGCGCGCCCCGGGATGAACCGCGCCCGGTTGCCCGCGAAACCGGCGGCGCGGAAGGCCTGGCGGGCGAACTGCTGATGGTCCGGCTCGGGGTCGACGGTGGTGAGCACGCCGTCGGGCCGCATGCCGTGCAGGAGATGGATCCCCGACACGCCGGTCCCCGTACCGATTTCGGCCACCGCTTTCGCGTCAGCCGTGGCGGCGAGCATCCGCAGCGCGGCGCCGGTGCCGGGCGACACCGAGGGCAGCCCTGCCTCCCGGGCCCGGTCACGGGCCCAGCGCAGCGCCTCGTCCTCGGCGACAAAGGCGTCGGCGAACGCCCAGCTCGTCTGCCGGTTGCCGGTAATGGCCCTCTCCTGTCCCCGTGGTTGCCTGGCCGTGACTGTATCCGTTGGGGCCGGGAACCCGCAGATGGGACCGCGCGTTCATAGAGGGGTGGGAAGACGGCGGGGGGATCGGATGGATCAAGACCTGAAGCGGGCGCCTCGAAGGGGCAGGACACCAGCGGGGAAGCCCGTACCAAATTCACGTAAAAACGCTTATCCGGAGCTAA
This window contains:
- a CDS encoding DUF3117 domain-containing protein, yielding MAAMKPRTGDGPLEVTKEGRGIVMRVPLEGGGRLVVELTPDEADALGDALKKVVG
- a CDS encoding O-methyltransferase codes for the protein MCGFPAPTDTVTARQPRGQERAITGNRQTSWAFADAFVAEDEALRWARDRAREAGLPSVSPGTGAALRMLAATADAKAVAEIGTGTGVSGIHLLHGMRPDGVLTTVDPEPDHQQFARQAFRAAGFAGNRARFIPGRALDVLPRLADGGYDLVFCDGDRVECLDYLAESLRLLRPGGLVCFEGVFADGRTVDSGPQPVEILHLRDLLRTVRESPELVTSLLPVGDGLLCAVKR